TTCACGCCCGTTGAGACGATGTTCTGGTCAATGGTGCTGGTGTTCGTGACCGCCACCGGTACCCCCGTGCCCACCAGGGCCAGTCGCAGGCGGGGGTTCTGGCCCCAATCACCGGCGATGGAGCCGCTCAGAGCGTAGGCCTCGGGCGGGCGAACCTCCTGCGGTCGGCAGGCGGTGAGGGTGAGCAGGCTGAGAGGCAGAACGAGCAGAGCAGCGGCGCGCATGGGGTTTAGGCTAATGCAACGCGATGAGGAGCAGCTAAAGCAAGCCTCTGAGAGCAAACTGAGTTTGTGATAAGCCCACCTTGCTGCTGCTGTATATGGACGTTATCTTAAGTCCTCACAGCAACATCAAAGCCGACATCTGTCGGCAGTCATCTGTCTTTCACCCCACTCAATTTTTGTCTCGACACTTCCCGTGGGTATACGAAGTAGAGCTGTGAAGGAGACCCTATGAAGCGATCCCCTGCCTTTGCGTTCCTGGCGTTAACAGGAGCCCTGCTCAGTGCCTGCACGCCAAGCCCGGCCCCCGATGTCACCAAGCCGACGGTGGCCCTGAGCGCCGCGCCCAGCCCCGTTACGACTGCAGGCCAGGTCACGCTCACGGCGACCGCTGCGGACGATGTTGGGGTTGCATCTGTCTCCTTCTATAAGGGAACCACCCTGATCTCAACGGACACCACGGCACCTTTCACGGCCACAGATAATGTGACCAGCGCCCAGAACGGCAATGTCACCTACCGCGCTGTCGCCACAGACGCCGCTGGAAACCAGGCCGAAGCCACGGCGACCGTCACGGTGAACATTGATGTGACGGCCCCCACCGTCACGGTGACTGCAGCCCCCAACCCCTTGGTGAAGGCGGGCGTCGTGACTTTCACGGCGGCAGCCACCGACAACGTTGGGGTCACCAAAGTGGACTTCTTCGACAATGGGGTGCTGGTGGCCACGGACACCACGGCGCCCTTCTCTGCGGTCAAGGCGTATGCCTTCGCGGACAACGGTGCCCATACGATCACGGCCACGGCGTACGACGCCATGAACAACAAGACCACGGCCACGACGACCCTCAATGTGGCCATTGCCGATGCCAATGAGCCCAACGACAGTGTGGCAGCCGCCACCCCACTGGTTCTGGGAACACCGATCAAGGGGGCCATCGCTGCCCAGCCGCGCGATATGGATTACTTCAAATTTGAGGCCAAGGCTGGGGACATGCTGAAGCTGACTGTCAAGTCGACCAGTGTGGATCCCAACAGCACCCTTGACCCCTACGTGATGATCCTGATGCCCGATGGCAAGACGGTTCTTGAGAAGGACGACGACAGTGGGGCTGGGCTGGAGTCTGAAATTCGTTTCAACGTGCCTCAAACCGGCACCTATACCGTGGTGATCACCAGTTTCGACATCTATAACGATGAGCAGATCACCGATGACCGCGCGACCAATACCTATCAGGTCGCTCTGACTCGCCGCTGAGCTTATTTTTTCTTCAAGGAGTACACCTGTGAGCAATTCCCTGAAACGGTTTCCCCTCCTGACTATGGCTCTGGTCCTGGCGGCCTGTGGTCAGAACACCCAGCCCGCTGCCCCCATGGCGGGCATCCCAGCAGGCACAATGGGTCACATCTCCTCTGCACCCACCAAATGGTTTGTAGAACTTGAGGGTGACCCGTCGGTCATGAGTGTCCAGAGCGTGGGTGCTCAGCAGGCCAGCTTCCGTGCCCTGGCGGCTGAACGCGGCATTCAGCTGAAGGAGCTGGCTGCATACAGCACTCTGTTCAACGGTTTTAGCGTTGAAGCCAGTAGCGGAGAAATCAACCGGGTGACGCGGATGCCTGGTGTGCAGGCCGTATACCCCGTCGAAGAGGTTGAGCGGCCTAAGGTACAGCGTGACTTGATGTCGGTCCTGGTCCCGGACATGATTGGCGCCGTTACTATGACGGGCGCTGATTTTGCCCAGAATGAACTTGGACTCACTGGTCGCGGTATTAAGGTCGCTGTCATGGACAGCGGCATTGATGTGGATCATCCCGCTTTTGCTGGTCGGATCACCGCCGGGTATGACTTCGTCGGTGACGCCTTCGGCAGTGATGGTAATCGTACGCCTGCACCTGATGAAAATCCCGATGACTGCGGCGGTCACGGTACACACGTTGCTGGGATTGTCGGTGGCAATGACGCTTCAAGAGGCTTTAAGGGTGTAGCCCCTGAAGTCAGCTTCGGCGCGTATAAGGTCTTTGGATGTGATGGCAGTACGGATGCAGACATCATGCTGCAGGCTATGGAGCGTGCATACAACGATGGCATGCACATCCTGAACATGAGTATCGGCGCGGCCTTCCAGTGGCCACAGTACCCCACAGCCAAAGCGGCCAGCCGACTGGTAAAGCGTGGGATGGTGGTGAGTGTCTCAGCTGGCAACAGCGGAACCAGTGGTCAGTACGCGACCGGCGCGCCCAGCCTCGGTGAGAACGTCATGGCGGTGGCCTCTGTCGACAACATCAAGCTGGAGCTGCGCAACTTCACCATCACGCCAGACGGAAGCAAAATTGGCTATCAGCCTGCCACAGGTGCGCCGGCAGCGCCCAGCGGTCTGAGCCTGCCGATTACCAAGGCGCCGGGCAGTACCATCACCACCGCCAATGACGGTTGTTCGGTCAACGGGGCCAGCCCTTACGCCGCCAATAGTCTCGCTGGAAAGGCCGTTCTGATTCGTCGCGGCACCTGTAGCTTCCGCGAGAAAACACTCAACGCGCAGCGTGCTGGTGCCCGCGCAGTCATCCTGTACAACAACACCTCTGGCTTTATTAGCCCCACCGTGGCACCCAGCCTGGCCAACGACAATGAAGTGGTCGAAATTCCAGTGGTGTCCATTCTGCAGGCTGATGGTCAGAAGATTGATGCACTGATTGCCAACGGCACCACTGCGACATTTAACGCCGAGACCAGCCTGTTCAATAATCCTGTTGGCAACACGCTCAGCAGCTTCTCTTCTTACGGGATGTCGCCCGATCTGGAATTGAAGCCGGACCTGAGTGCTCCAGGGGGCCTCATTAAGAGCACCTACCCACTTTCTGTGGAGGCCACAGGTTACGCGGTCTTGAGCGGCACCAGTATGGCCGCGCCACATGTGGCGGGTGTGGCGGCCCTGATGCTACAGGCCTACCCCGGAATCCAGGCCAAGGACATGCGCACTCGCCTGATGAACACCAGCTCTCTGCGTTATTTCCGTAACGCCAGCGGTACGCTTTTCCCCTTCCCTGACTATGTGCAGCGCCAGGGCGCGGGCATGGTGGATGTTGTCAATGCCTATAACAGCACTGTTAGCGTGACCCCCAGCAAGATCAGCCTGGGTGAAAGCGAAACCTTCGCCAGCCGCAGTAAGGTGCTTGTGCTGAAAAATACCGGGCCGCGCCGCGAGGTTTACAATGTGACGCACACGCCCGCCCTGACTGTTGCAGGTACCACGCTGGCGCCTACGCCCAACACGGCAGCCGCCACTGTAACTGTCAATGGACAGAGTGTGAATGCAGCAGAGATTGAAGTGGTAGTGCCGCCCTTCGGCGAGGTGGAACTGAACGTGGAGATCACGCCACCTGCCAGTGCGCCTGACAAGGCACAGTACGGCGGATACGTGTTCATGCGCAATGCCAACGGCAGCACGTTGAATGTGCCGTACTCTGGTTTCAAAGGTGATTACCAGAGTATCAAGGTGCTGGGCAATGCCACCGTTGGAGGGACCAGCTACGATTTCCCGGTGCTGTTCGACTCTAAAGAGGGAGTGTTCTTCGCTGAGGGTGAAGCGCTAACGGCGCTGCCAGATTACACGTTTGCTGACGGAGATCGGCCCCAGGTTCTGGCTCACTTCGCACACCAGGCTCGTCGTGTGACATTTGAGCTTCTGGATGGCAACGGTGCTGCAATAGACGTGATTCGCGTTGACCAGTATGTTGGTCGTAATGCCACAAATATTTACACCGATGCCAATAGCGATGCGTTTGACTCTTACACTTGGGATGGCAAATTCAGTGACGGCAAGGTTGCGCCTAATGGCGTGTATCAACTCCGTCTCCGTGTGCTGAAAGCGCTGGGCGACGAGTCCAATCCCAACCATACTGAGGTTTACATGAGTCAGCGTTTCGCTGTCGTTCGATAATCCGCCTTATTGACCCAGGGCCGCAGTTGCGGCCCTGGGTCTTCTTTAATTGATATTTCACATAGAGGGAAAGCCGTCAACAATATCGGGTCCGCTT
This is a stretch of genomic DNA from Deinococcus aquaedulcis. It encodes these proteins:
- a CDS encoding Ig-like domain-containing protein — translated: MKRSPAFAFLALTGALLSACTPSPAPDVTKPTVALSAAPSPVTTAGQVTLTATAADDVGVASVSFYKGTTLISTDTTAPFTATDNVTSAQNGNVTYRAVATDAAGNQAEATATVTVNIDVTAPTVTVTAAPNPLVKAGVVTFTAAATDNVGVTKVDFFDNGVLVATDTTAPFSAVKAYAFADNGAHTITATAYDAMNNKTTATTTLNVAIADANEPNDSVAAATPLVLGTPIKGAIAAQPRDMDYFKFEAKAGDMLKLTVKSTSVDPNSTLDPYVMILMPDGKTVLEKDDDSGAGLESEIRFNVPQTGTYTVVITSFDIYNDEQITDDRATNTYQVALTRR
- a CDS encoding S8 family serine peptidase; translated protein: MSVQSVGAQQASFRALAAERGIQLKELAAYSTLFNGFSVEASSGEINRVTRMPGVQAVYPVEEVERPKVQRDLMSVLVPDMIGAVTMTGADFAQNELGLTGRGIKVAVMDSGIDVDHPAFAGRITAGYDFVGDAFGSDGNRTPAPDENPDDCGGHGTHVAGIVGGNDASRGFKGVAPEVSFGAYKVFGCDGSTDADIMLQAMERAYNDGMHILNMSIGAAFQWPQYPTAKAASRLVKRGMVVSVSAGNSGTSGQYATGAPSLGENVMAVASVDNIKLELRNFTITPDGSKIGYQPATGAPAAPSGLSLPITKAPGSTITTANDGCSVNGASPYAANSLAGKAVLIRRGTCSFREKTLNAQRAGARAVILYNNTSGFISPTVAPSLANDNEVVEIPVVSILQADGQKIDALIANGTTATFNAETSLFNNPVGNTLSSFSSYGMSPDLELKPDLSAPGGLIKSTYPLSVEATGYAVLSGTSMAAPHVAGVAALMLQAYPGIQAKDMRTRLMNTSSLRYFRNASGTLFPFPDYVQRQGAGMVDVVNAYNSTVSVTPSKISLGESETFASRSKVLVLKNTGPRREVYNVTHTPALTVAGTTLAPTPNTAAATVTVNGQSVNAAEIEVVVPPFGEVELNVEITPPASAPDKAQYGGYVFMRNANGSTLNVPYSGFKGDYQSIKVLGNATVGGTSYDFPVLFDSKEGVFFAEGEALTALPDYTFADGDRPQVLAHFAHQARRVTFELLDGNGAAIDVIRVDQYVGRNATNIYTDANSDAFDSYTWDGKFSDGKVAPNGVYQLRLRVLKALGDESNPNHTEVYMSQRFAVVR